In Haloplanus rubicundus, one DNA window encodes the following:
- a CDS encoding aminomethyltransferase family protein, with amino-acid sequence MTSNHHHPNHPDVDQSDRTIPRNLRQTGDADVDLLISTRVRQSPFWHLSVEAGCRQATVYNHMYHPRAYIDPDEGGLDAEYDLLVEEVTLMDVAVERQIRVEGPDAEAFVNYVITRDATEIEPMRGKYAICCNQDGGILNDFVLLRLADDEFWFSIADADLKQWLQGVTVNSDFEVDIDEIDVSPMQVQGPKSPAVMEALVGDVVEDIPYYGLMEATVNDIPVLVSQTGFSGEAGFEIYVREATENAEGVWNPVLETVEAHGGAVTGISHQRRIAAGIMSLGQDMDDETSPFQVNLGFQVPDDKDADYVGKTELERQQEAIENGAFPFTHKLVGLKMAGEPIRDYAPDFWIVSDPETGEECGYVTSAWWNPGLEANLALAFVPAAKLQAATDVPLDDSIYDADVDMEFEVHLPDEYAEEAGDPVYATVAKVPFKESVNPSAREQAKIHARDEMTDSGSRTSGDRE; translated from the coding sequence ATCGTACCATCCCCAGAAATCTCCGTCAGACGGGCGACGCAGACGTCGACCTCCTGATATCGACCCGAGTTCGGCAGTCGCCGTTCTGGCACCTCTCCGTCGAGGCGGGGTGTCGACAGGCGACGGTGTACAATCACATGTACCACCCGCGGGCGTACATCGACCCCGACGAGGGCGGGTTGGACGCCGAGTACGATCTGTTGGTCGAGGAGGTGACGCTGATGGACGTCGCCGTCGAGCGTCAGATCCGTGTCGAAGGGCCCGATGCCGAGGCGTTCGTCAACTACGTCATCACGCGAGACGCGACCGAGATCGAGCCGATGCGTGGGAAATACGCCATCTGCTGCAACCAGGACGGCGGTATCCTCAACGACTTCGTCCTGTTACGACTCGCCGACGACGAGTTCTGGTTCTCGATCGCAGATGCCGACCTGAAACAGTGGCTGCAAGGGGTCACGGTCAACTCCGATTTCGAGGTCGACATCGACGAGATCGACGTCTCGCCGATGCAAGTGCAAGGCCCGAAATCGCCTGCCGTGATGGAGGCACTCGTCGGAGACGTGGTCGAAGACATCCCGTACTACGGACTGATGGAAGCCACGGTCAACGACATCCCGGTGCTGGTGAGTCAGACCGGCTTCTCCGGAGAGGCGGGGTTCGAGATATACGTCCGTGAGGCGACGGAGAACGCCGAAGGGGTGTGGAACCCGGTCCTCGAGACGGTCGAAGCCCACGGCGGTGCCGTGACGGGGATATCCCATCAACGACGTATCGCTGCCGGAATCATGTCGCTGGGACAGGACATGGACGACGAGACGTCGCCGTTCCAGGTCAACCTCGGCTTTCAGGTTCCCGACGACAAGGACGCGGACTACGTCGGCAAGACCGAACTGGAACGCCAGCAGGAGGCCATCGAGAACGGTGCGTTCCCGTTTACGCACAAACTGGTCGGCCTGAAGATGGCCGGCGAACCGATCCGGGACTACGCCCCCGACTTCTGGATCGTCTCGGATCCGGAGACCGGCGAGGAGTGTGGCTACGTGACGTCGGCGTGGTGGAATCCGGGTCTCGAAGCCAATCTCGCCCTCGCATTCGTGCCGGCGGCGAAACTGCAGGCCGCGACCGACGTGCCGCTCGACGACTCGATATACGACGCGGACGTCGACATGGAGTTCGAAGTTCACCTCCCGGACGAGTACGCGGAGGAGGCCGGCGACCCCGTCTATGCGACGGTAGCGAAGGTGCCGTTCAAGGAGTCAGTCAATCCCAGCGCTCGCGAACAGGCCAAGATTCACGCCAGAGACGAGATGACCGACTCGGGGTCTCGGACATCGGGGGACCGAGAGTAG
- a CDS encoding sulfite exporter TauE/SafE family protein: MSASSSDRVQKWFLKYQHVFVFSAPVLFIVGVVFAAPTTPNDPGLDYWLEFWWLFVPFLLGATIVNTVGISGSAIFVPFLIFIFPLFANPLEPETLVKVGLISEAFGLSSSSVAFIQYGLVDRRLALTLVGGAIPFVVGGALLSFVIPEPVFHALLGLALLAAAYLLFKTNLDHGGSEDDADAAADGGTAAAESAAADLPDDADKLGPAGVETAADGTVTRVDRDGDDYSYTRGGYLRRAANYSIGGTFQGLAGFGIGELGIISMLGTKVPVRVAIGTNHIVVALTAILASLVHVFGGGLVGGHSLSIASTPWNMVVFTVPATVTGGQIAPYVSNALSTRTIKRFVAGLFGVIATALFLMAAGLG, encoded by the coding sequence ATGAGTGCCTCGTCATCCGACCGCGTCCAGAAGTGGTTCCTGAAGTATCAACACGTCTTCGTGTTCTCGGCGCCGGTGCTGTTCATCGTCGGCGTCGTGTTCGCGGCGCCGACGACGCCGAACGACCCAGGACTGGACTACTGGCTGGAGTTCTGGTGGCTGTTCGTCCCCTTCCTGCTGGGTGCGACCATCGTGAACACCGTGGGGATCAGCGGGTCGGCCATCTTCGTCCCCTTCCTCATCTTCATCTTCCCGCTGTTCGCCAACCCCCTCGAACCCGAGACGCTGGTGAAGGTGGGGCTCATCAGCGAGGCGTTCGGCCTCTCGAGTTCCTCCGTCGCCTTCATCCAGTACGGCCTCGTCGACCGCCGACTGGCGCTCACGCTCGTCGGCGGGGCGATTCCCTTCGTCGTCGGCGGCGCGCTCCTCTCCTTCGTGATTCCGGAACCCGTCTTCCACGCGTTGCTCGGGCTCGCACTGCTCGCGGCCGCCTACCTCCTCTTCAAGACGAATCTGGATCACGGCGGGAGCGAGGACGACGCCGACGCGGCGGCCGACGGCGGGACGGCGGCGGCCGAATCGGCGGCGGCCGATCTCCCCGACGACGCCGACAAGCTCGGCCCTGCGGGCGTCGAGACGGCCGCCGACGGGACGGTCACGCGCGTCGACCGCGACGGCGACGACTACTCCTACACCCGTGGGGGCTACCTGCGCCGGGCGGCGAACTACAGCATCGGCGGCACCTTCCAGGGGCTCGCGGGCTTCGGCATCGGCGAACTCGGCATCATCTCCATGCTCGGGACCAAGGTGCCGGTCCGGGTCGCCATCGGCACGAACCACATCGTCGTCGCGCTGACGGCGATTCTCGCCTCGCTCGTCCACGTCTTCGGCGGCGGCCTCGTCGGCGGCCACTCGCTCTCGATCGCGTCCACCCCGTGGAACATGGTCGTGTTCACCGTGCCGGCGACGGTGACGGGCGGACAGATCGCCCCCTACGTCTCCAACGCGCTCAGCACGCGGACGATCAAACGCTTCGTCGCCGGGCTGTTCGGCGTCATCGCGACGGCACTCTTCCTGATGGCGGCGGGGCTGGGATAG